A genome region from Geobacter pickeringii includes the following:
- a CDS encoding IS3 family transposase (programmed frameshift): protein MKAKRFTEEQIIGILKQAEAGMKVVDLCRMHGVSDATFYTWRKKYGGMDVSDAKRLKQLEDENRKLKQMLAEALLDNKILKDVVSKKVVAPAARRHVVEYLRQSYSISERRACKLSCLDRSSFRYQPKPDKNTELRIRLRELAEQRRKFGSPRLHVLLQREGHQVNHKRIERLYREEGLSLRGKKRKKRLSHLRVVLDWPQQANEHWSMDFVSDSLWNGRRFRVLTIVDDLTKECPALEVDHSLPGLRVTRVLDRLASTRGLPKVITVDNGPEFISRAMDAWAYEKKVRLRFIQPGKPVQNAYIESFNGKLREECLNENVFIDLYDARKKIEAWRKDYNTFRPHSSLNNLTPEEFANSLPQQGQITNFQMAE from the exons ATGAAAGCAAAGCGATTCACTGAAGAACAGATCATTGGCATCCTGAAGCAGGCAGAAGCTGGCATGAAGGTCGTAGACCTCTGCCGAATGCACGGCGTCAGCGATGCCACCTTCTACACTTGGCGCAAGAAGTATGGCGGGATGGATGTCTCCGACGCCAAACGCCTTAAACAGCTTGAAGACGAGAATCGCAAGCTCAAGCAGATGCTTGCCGAGGCCCTGCTTGACAACAAGATTCTCAAAGACGTCGTCTCAA AAAAAGTGGTAGCACCCGCTGCACGACGGCACGTTGTGGAGTACCTGCGGCAATCCTACTCCATCAGCGAGCGGCGGGCCTGTAAGCTGTCGTGCCTTGACCGGAGCAGTTTTCGGTACCAGCCGAAACCGGACAAGAATACTGAACTGCGTATAAGACTGCGAGAACTGGCAGAGCAGCGGCGAAAATTCGGTTCTCCGCGATTGCATGTCCTGCTTCAACGAGAAGGACACCAGGTGAATCACAAGCGGATAGAACGGCTCTATCGTGAAGAAGGGCTGTCGCTACGTGGCAAGAAGCGGAAGAAACGCCTCAGCCATCTTCGAGTTGTGCTGGATTGGCCGCAGCAGGCAAACGAGCACTGGTCAATGGACTTTGTCTCCGACAGTCTGTGGAACGGCAGGCGGTTCCGTGTGCTGACCATCGTAGACGACCTGACCAAGGAATGCCCGGCACTGGAGGTGGATCACTCTCTGCCGGGGTTGCGGGTCACACGTGTTCTGGACCGACTAGCTTCGACCCGTGGCCTGCCCAAGGTCATCACCGTGGATAACGGTCCGGAATTCATAAGCAGGGCAATGGATGCCTGGGCTTACGAGAAAAAAGTAAGGTTGCGCTTCATTCAGCCGGGGAAACCGGTACAGAACGCTTATATTGAAAGCTTCAACGGCAAACTGCGCGAGGAATGCCTCAACGAGAACGTATTCATTGACTTGTACGACGCGAGAAAAAAGATCGAAGCATGGCGCAAGGACTACAACACATTCCGGCCGCACAGTTCGCTGAACAATTTGACGCCGGAAGAATTTGCCAACTCTTTACCCCAACAAGGCCAAATCACTAACTTCCAAATGGCTGAATGA
- a CDS encoding tyrosine-type recombinase/integrase, with the protein MSVREHPRKADWWIIDYYPDGRGGKRERIPFKGSYEDALVMEQELLEARANPPVAPIGLPPLISKLAPEYLMWAANHLAPTTVSGIETALELYLLPFFGNHRPHHLAQALVESYKAKRLEDKVKKRTINKELSYFSGLLKWALKQGKISALPLKIEGFPTKQTLPPAPRLPERTEIESLIGHMKGDAKWLVSLLFLCGLRRSEAFGLQGHNVAQSGKLLIVVGKGGKERIIPVPPELQGELQSRSVSVGQHGLLFPSPKTGKKRDNIRRSLITAAKKAGIQVRVYHHLMRHGYGTHAIAAGVPQRIVQSAMGHTSPATTDKYTHLAGAHLSRAFEPFTGKVDDGPPPPENMDGAGI; encoded by the coding sequence ATGAGCGTGCGTGAACACCCACGAAAAGCGGACTGGTGGATCATTGACTATTATCCAGACGGCCGGGGCGGAAAGCGCGAACGGATACCCTTTAAAGGTAGTTACGAAGACGCTCTTGTGATGGAGCAGGAGTTATTAGAAGCTCGCGCTAACCCGCCAGTTGCACCAATCGGCCTACCGCCGTTAATCTCAAAACTCGCTCCAGAGTATCTAATGTGGGCAGCAAACCACCTCGCCCCGACAACTGTCAGTGGGATCGAAACTGCACTAGAGCTATATTTGCTCCCCTTTTTCGGTAATCATCGCCCTCACCACCTCGCTCAAGCCCTTGTTGAATCTTACAAAGCAAAACGGCTGGAAGACAAAGTCAAAAAACGTACTATAAACAAAGAGTTATCATATTTTAGCGGACTATTGAAATGGGCCTTGAAACAAGGCAAAATCTCGGCTTTGCCACTCAAGATCGAGGGCTTCCCAACAAAACAAACCCTCCCGCCGGCCCCCCGTTTGCCGGAGCGAACAGAGATTGAATCCTTAATTGGTCATATGAAGGGTGATGCGAAATGGCTGGTGTCGTTGTTGTTCTTGTGTGGCTTACGTAGGTCAGAGGCCTTCGGACTGCAGGGCCATAATGTAGCTCAAAGCGGGAAACTGCTGATTGTGGTTGGAAAAGGTGGGAAGGAGCGCATCATTCCTGTCCCCCCCGAACTACAGGGCGAGTTACAATCTCGCTCTGTTTCGGTGGGACAGCATGGACTATTGTTCCCAAGCCCCAAAACGGGCAAGAAACGCGACAATATCCGTAGATCTCTAATTACTGCCGCAAAGAAGGCGGGGATACAAGTGCGGGTATATCACCATTTGATGAGGCACGGTTACGGCACGCACGCTATCGCCGCCGGGGTGCCACAACGAATTGTGCAATCCGCGATGGGGCACACATCTCCCGCTACAACCGACAAATACACACATCTCGCAGGAGCGCACCTGTCGCGGGCGTTTGAGCCCTTCACGGGCAAGGTAGATGATGGGCCGCCACCGCCAGAAAACATGGACGGAGCAGGAATTTAA
- a CDS encoding RrF2 family transcriptional regulator, with protein MISKKTKYALKALLFLAREYNKGPILIADLARDERIPKKFLELILLALKNAGVLQSKKGKGGGYSLARPPREISMGRVIRVLEGPLAPVPCVSETAYARCEECDDEWSCGIRLVMKDVRDAMAQILDNATLADVLERIEQEKQKSDGALFYAI; from the coding sequence ATGATTTCAAAAAAGACCAAATATGCCCTCAAGGCGCTGCTATTCCTGGCTCGCGAGTACAACAAGGGTCCAATCCTCATTGCGGACCTCGCCCGTGACGAGCGGATTCCCAAGAAGTTTTTGGAGCTGATCCTGCTGGCGCTCAAAAACGCCGGGGTGCTCCAGAGCAAGAAGGGGAAGGGGGGCGGCTACTCCTTGGCCCGGCCACCGCGGGAGATCAGCATGGGGCGGGTGATCCGGGTTCTGGAAGGCCCCTTGGCGCCGGTGCCATGCGTGAGCGAGACCGCCTACGCCCGGTGCGAGGAGTGTGACGACGAGTGGAGCTGCGGCATCCGGCTCGTCATGAAGGATGTGCGCGACGCCATGGCTCAGATCCTCGACAACGCCACCCTTGCCGACGTGCTGGAACGGATCGAGCAGGAAAAGCAGAAAAGCGACGGAGCGCTTTTTTACGCAATCTGA
- a CDS encoding sulfate ABC transporter substrate-binding protein: protein MKPIKTFAVLTTALIAFAAPVAAYAEVNLLNVSYDPTRELYQDYNAAFAKYWKGKGGDTVTVKQSHGGSGKQARAVIDGLDADVVTLALAYDIDEIGEKAKLIPESWQKRLPHNSSPYTSTIVFLVRKGNPKKVKDWNDLVRPDVKVITPNPKTSGGARWNYLAAWGYALKQKGGSEAKAKEFVTRLFKNVPVLDSGARGSTTTFVQRGQGDVLLAWENEAFLAVNELGKDKFEIVVPSISILAEPPVTVVDKVVDRKGTRKVAEEYLKYLYTPAGQEIAAKHYYRPIDKKVAARYAKVFPKVKLFTIDDTFGGWKAAQKKHFADGGVFDQIYGPGK from the coding sequence ATGAAACCGATCAAGACCTTCGCCGTACTTACCACCGCACTCATCGCCTTTGCCGCGCCAGTGGCAGCCTACGCCGAGGTGAACCTTCTCAACGTCTCCTACGACCCGACTCGAGAACTCTACCAGGATTACAACGCCGCCTTTGCCAAGTACTGGAAAGGGAAGGGGGGCGACACGGTGACCGTGAAGCAGTCCCATGGCGGTTCGGGCAAACAGGCCCGGGCGGTCATCGACGGCCTTGACGCCGACGTGGTGACGCTCGCGCTCGCCTACGACATCGACGAGATCGGAGAGAAGGCGAAGCTCATCCCCGAGAGCTGGCAGAAGCGGCTGCCCCACAACAGCTCTCCCTACACCTCCACCATCGTCTTCCTGGTCCGCAAGGGAAACCCGAAGAAGGTGAAAGACTGGAACGACTTGGTCCGTCCCGACGTGAAGGTGATCACCCCCAACCCCAAGACCTCCGGCGGTGCCCGCTGGAACTATCTTGCCGCCTGGGGCTACGCCCTGAAGCAGAAGGGGGGGAGCGAGGCCAAGGCGAAGGAGTTCGTGACCAGGCTCTTCAAGAACGTACCGGTGCTCGATTCCGGCGCCCGGGGCTCAACCACCACCTTTGTCCAGCGAGGACAGGGTGATGTCCTTCTTGCGTGGGAGAACGAGGCATTCCTGGCGGTGAACGAGCTGGGGAAAGACAAGTTCGAGATCGTGGTGCCGTCGATCAGCATCCTGGCCGAACCTCCGGTAACGGTGGTGGACAAGGTAGTTGACCGGAAGGGGACCCGCAAGGTGGCCGAGGAGTACCTGAAGTATCTTTACACCCCGGCGGGGCAGGAGATCGCCGCGAAGCACTACTATCGCCCCATCGACAAGAAGGTGGCGGCCAGGTACGCCAAGGTCTTCCCGAAGGTGAAGCTCTTCACCATCGACGACACCTTCGGCGGCTGGAAGGCGGCCCAGAAGAAGCACTTCGCCGACGGCGGGGTATTCGACCAGATCTACGGGCCGGGAAAATAA
- the cysT gene encoding sulfate ABC transporter permease subunit CysT — protein sequence MATRPITRNTVIPGFTPTLGYTIFYLSLIVLLPLSALVFKTASLTWGEFIATVAAPRVAASYRVTFGAALAAAGVNAIFGLLVAWVLVRYRLPGKRLIDAFVDLPFALPTAVAGITLSSVYAANGWLGSILEPRGIKVAFTPLGIFVAMTFIGLPFVVRTVQPVLEELEAEIEEAAACLGATRWQTFRRVLFPELLPALLTGFALAFARGVGEYGSIIFIAGNMPMVSEITPLLIITKLEQYDYAGATAIATVMLLFSFLMLLAVNLLQKWSRRHAA from the coding sequence ATGGCGACAAGACCAATCACACGAAACACCGTCATCCCCGGCTTTACACCGACCCTGGGCTACACGATCTTCTACCTCTCCCTCATCGTGCTGCTCCCGCTCTCGGCCCTCGTGTTCAAGACGGCGAGCCTCACCTGGGGAGAGTTTATCGCCACGGTGGCGGCGCCGCGGGTGGCGGCCTCTTACCGGGTCACCTTCGGCGCGGCCCTGGCAGCTGCCGGGGTGAACGCAATCTTCGGCCTCCTGGTGGCGTGGGTGCTCGTGCGCTACCGACTGCCGGGGAAGCGCCTCATCGACGCCTTCGTCGATCTCCCTTTTGCGCTCCCGACGGCTGTGGCCGGCATCACCCTCTCCTCGGTCTACGCGGCCAACGGCTGGCTCGGGTCGATCCTGGAGCCCCGGGGGATCAAGGTCGCCTTCACGCCGCTGGGGATCTTCGTGGCCATGACCTTCATCGGGCTCCCCTTCGTGGTGCGGACGGTGCAGCCGGTTCTGGAGGAACTGGAGGCGGAGATCGAGGAGGCGGCCGCCTGCCTTGGCGCCACCCGCTGGCAGACCTTCCGGCGTGTCCTGTTCCCGGAGCTTCTCCCGGCGCTTCTCACCGGCTTTGCCCTGGCCTTCGCCCGGGGGGTGGGGGAGTACGGCTCCATCATCTTCATCGCCGGCAACATGCCGATGGTGTCGGAGATCACCCCGCTTCTCATCATCACCAAGCTGGAGCAGTACGACTACGCCGGCGCCACCGCCATCGCCACGGTGATGCTCCTCTTCTCGTTCCTCATGCTCCTCGCCGTGAACCTCCTCCAGAAATGGAGCAGGCGCCACGCGGCCTGA
- the cysW gene encoding sulfate ABC transporter permease subunit CysW: MSNKSSRTRTEPALVRWLLIIAAFLFLGLFLFVPLAAVFAQALEKGWGAYLAGIREPDALAAVKLTLITAAISVPVNLVFGVVAAWAIAKFEFRGKQLLITLIDLPFSVSPVISGLIYVLLFGLQGWLGPWLQAHDLKIIFAVPGIVLATVFVTFPFVARELIPLMETQGKDEEEAAITLGASGFQTFWRVTLPNIKWGLLYGVILCNARAMGEFGAVSVVSGHIRGATNTIPLHVEILYNEYNYAAAFAVASLLALLALVTLVAKSFVEWRMRGEQS, encoded by the coding sequence ATGTCCAACAAATCATCCCGCACCCGCACCGAGCCGGCCCTGGTCCGCTGGCTCCTCATCATCGCGGCGTTCCTCTTCCTCGGCCTCTTTCTCTTCGTGCCGCTGGCGGCGGTCTTCGCCCAGGCCCTGGAGAAGGGATGGGGCGCCTACCTGGCCGGTATCCGCGAGCCTGACGCCCTGGCGGCAGTGAAGCTGACCCTTATTACTGCCGCGATCAGCGTGCCGGTGAACCTGGTCTTCGGGGTGGTGGCCGCCTGGGCCATCGCCAAGTTCGAGTTCCGGGGAAAGCAGCTCCTCATCACCCTCATCGACCTCCCGTTCTCGGTGTCGCCGGTCATCTCGGGGCTCATCTACGTCCTTCTCTTCGGGCTCCAGGGATGGCTCGGACCGTGGCTCCAGGCCCATGACCTGAAGATCATCTTCGCCGTGCCGGGGATTGTGCTTGCCACGGTCTTTGTCACCTTCCCCTTCGTGGCCCGGGAGCTGATCCCCCTCATGGAAACCCAGGGGAAGGACGAGGAGGAGGCGGCCATAACGCTTGGGGCGAGCGGTTTCCAGACCTTCTGGCGGGTGACGCTCCCCAACATCAAGTGGGGTCTTCTCTACGGGGTGATCCTCTGCAACGCCCGGGCAATGGGGGAGTTCGGCGCCGTCTCGGTGGTCTCCGGCCATATCCGTGGAGCGACCAACACGATCCCGCTCCACGTGGAGATCCTCTACAACGAGTACAACTACGCCGCCGCCTTCGCCGTCGCCTCGCTCCTGGCGCTTCTCGCCCTCGTCACCCTGGTGGCGAAGAGCTTCGTCGAGTGGCGGATGCGGGGAGAACAATCATGA
- a CDS encoding sulfate/molybdate ABC transporter ATP-binding protein has protein sequence MSIEIVSVNKAFGSFTALNDVNLTVPSGELTALLGPSGSGKTTLLRIIAGLETPDAGAIRFDGAETTDRHVRERQVGFVFQHYALFRHMTVAENVAFGLTVKPRRERRSKKEIKERVLELLRLVQLEGLADRYPSQLSGGQRQRVALARALAVEPKVLLLDEPFGALDAKVRVELRRWLRRLHDEIHVTSVFVTHDQEEALEVADRIVVMNRGRIEQAGTPTEVYDQPANPFVFDFLGSVNLFHCRSEQGQTRAAAPELAVGYVRSHDIEVERTPTDAAVEAEVRHIQAVGPAVRVELLVRGTGKTVEAELSRDGAERLALGLGETVYARPRKMQTFAGDYQI, from the coding sequence ATGAGCATAGAGATTGTCAGTGTCAACAAAGCTTTTGGCAGCTTCACCGCCCTGAACGACGTGAACCTCACCGTCCCCTCGGGGGAGCTGACGGCGCTCCTCGGCCCCTCGGGGTCGGGGAAGACGACCCTTCTGCGGATCATCGCCGGGCTGGAGACCCCCGATGCGGGGGCAATTCGTTTCGACGGCGCGGAGACCACCGACCGCCACGTGCGGGAGCGGCAGGTGGGGTTCGTCTTTCAGCATTATGCACTTTTCCGGCACATGACCGTGGCAGAGAACGTCGCCTTCGGTCTCACGGTGAAGCCGCGCAGGGAGCGGCGATCGAAGAAGGAAATAAAGGAGCGGGTCTTGGAACTCCTGCGCCTCGTGCAGCTGGAAGGGCTCGCCGACCGCTACCCGTCCCAACTATCCGGAGGGCAGCGGCAACGGGTGGCCCTGGCCCGGGCCCTGGCGGTGGAGCCGAAGGTGCTCCTCCTTGACGAGCCCTTCGGCGCCCTGGATGCCAAGGTGCGGGTGGAACTTCGGCGGTGGCTGCGCCGGCTCCACGACGAGATCCACGTGACGAGCGTCTTCGTCACCCACGACCAGGAGGAGGCGCTGGAAGTGGCCGACCGGATCGTGGTCATGAACAGGGGGCGGATCGAACAGGCGGGGACACCGACGGAGGTTTACGATCAGCCCGCCAATCCGTTCGTCTTCGACTTCCTCGGCAGCGTCAACCTCTTCCACTGCCGGTCTGAGCAGGGGCAGACGCGGGCGGCGGCCCCGGAACTCGCGGTGGGGTATGTCCGCTCCCACGACATCGAGGTGGAGCGTACCCCCACCGATGCCGCCGTGGAGGCCGAGGTGCGCCACATCCAGGCGGTGGGGCCGGCGGTGCGGGTGGAGCTCCTCGTACGCGGGACCGGCAAGACGGTGGAGGCGGAGCTCTCCCGTGACGGGGCGGAGCGCCTCGCCCTCGGATTAGGCGAGACGGTCTACGCCCGGCCGCGCAAGATGCAGACATTTGCGGGGGATTATCAGATTTAA
- a CDS encoding YezD family protein has product MAITAIIDQGEQWSSDLEEKIRAALREIRFGTVTLVIQDGKVIQIDKNEKIRLK; this is encoded by the coding sequence ATGGCAATTACGGCGATCATCGATCAGGGAGAACAGTGGAGCAGCGATCTTGAGGAGAAAATCCGGGCGGCGCTGCGGGAGATTCGCTTCGGCACGGTCACCCTCGTCATCCAGGACGGCAAGGTGATCCAGATCGACAAGAACGAGAAGATCCGGTTGAAGTAA